A stretch of DNA from Pirellulales bacterium:
CGGGCGGCGAGCGACTGGACCACGCGGTCCATGATTTTGGGCGCGGCGCGGTAGGGGACCAGCAGGCGGGCATGCGTCGGCGGCAGTTTTTGCGCGGCGATCAGTTCGCGGATCGCGGGGGGCAATTCGAGCAGGCGGACCCGATTGGAAATGTGTCCCTGGGCGCGGCCCAGCTTGTGGGCGAGTTCGGCTTGGGTCAGGCCACGCGCTAGCAGCGCGTCAAAACCCTCGGCCTCCTCGATCGGGTTCAGGTCGGCGCGGGCCAGATTTTCGACGATCTGAATCTCGATCACTTCGGCGGCGCTGAGGCGGACGACGCGGCATGGCACGTCGCGGAGTTTTACTATTTTGGCCGCGCGCCAGCGGCGCTCGCCGCCGACGATCTCGTAGCGGGCGCGGCCGTCGCCGCCCACGCAATCGATTTGTTGGCGGACGACGAGCGGCTCGATGATGCCATGCTGGCGAATGGTGGCGGCCAGCTCCTCGAGCGCCGACTCGTCAAAATGCTTGCGCGGGTTGGTGGGGCTGGGTTCCAGTTGGGTCAGCAGCAAAACCTGGAACTGGTGGCGACTGTTGGGGCCTTCGGCCGCGATGGCGTCCTGTGCGGCGCGGGGGCGGGCTTTTTTGGTGGGCGGCTTTGTTTTTGTGGGGGTGGTGATCATGTCGAGTCCTTTCGAGCGACAACGGGGATCAGACTTGCGCCTCGGCGCGGTCCAAAATGATTTCGCGCGTGATGGGGACGGGGCGGGTGGTGGTGGGGACTGACGCGCGGAGGGCCAGCGGCGCCCACTCGGCGGCGGCGAGCGCCAGTCCACACTGGGCGCAGGCGCCGGCGATCGCCTGGCGGGCCTGGCGCTGGGCGATGGCGGCGAAGACGCTGTTGAGTCCGCAGGCCAGGTCGAGCTCGAGCGACAGGGTGTCGGCGCAGGTCCCGAAGGTGGGGAGCGCGACGCGGGCGCTGGCAACCAGGTGGCGGACCCGCGCGGTGTCGGTGTAGCTGGCCCAGAGGACTCCGTGGCCGGTCACGGCGGCGGCGTTCCAGCGCAGTTCGTGGAGAAACGTCGGCAGGTCGGGACAGATTTGGCGTACCGCGGTCATTCCTCAGCCCTCGCGTAGGCCCTCAACGATCGAGTCGAAACGGCGATGTGCGCGGGCCATCGGCCCGTCGAGTGTTTTTGAAAAACGGCGCGAAGCGGCAGTTGCGCTGCGCTGACCCTGGGGAGTGTCGCGCGCTGGGCGTCCTGCACGGCTCCGCGCCGTCGGCGCCGGGGTCCGTCCGGCATTGGGGCGCGCGCCACCCTGCGCGCGTGGGACATTTTGGTAAGCCGCCTCGCGGCCGTTGGCCGCGGGACAGAGGTTTGGGGGGCGGCT
This window harbors:
- a CDS encoding ParB/RepB/Spo0J family partition protein, with translation MITTPTKTKPPTKKARPRAAQDAIAAEGPNSRHQFQVLLLTQLEPSPTNPRKHFDESALEELAATIRQHGIIEPLVVRQQIDCVGGDGRARYEIVGGERRWRAAKIVKLRDVPCRVVRLSAAEVIEIQIVENLARADLNPIEEAEGFDALLARGLTQAELAHKLGRAQGHISNRVRLLELPPAIRELIAAQKLPPTHARLLVPYRAAPKIMDRVVQSLAAR